A genomic region of Amphiura filiformis chromosome 6, Afil_fr2py, whole genome shotgun sequence contains the following coding sequences:
- the LOC140154803 gene encoding protein NLRC5-like isoform X1, whose translation MAEKYPNQTPPDKEPNGDQTELAAKDELLDTDQLQRLTLEQVGQDSNLQIAQNAAAAHSGVTTIQQLQINIESQYNVSGGQTIVTGDQTNTIGDRGHISTSAGTSQRDATQLSFDLKKCQEELREFYLSEKGKVNLLPWVPDAVEDMDNIFVDLELVKQQSFKSSEEVKNLESNEDLVSLKTGQGQRVNRVLVMGDAGSGKSTMAANIAYKWASLQDDPPRSPLSKFKLVFLISMHEIPKDSNDSLVDLIFQLILPEDSEVSKEGLKSYITSHAKDVLLLIDGMDEDSSGILKARSNEITKILHNKKLRSCCVILTTRQHKISDLGEHLRHYTQVKLNGFSLENIMMYIKMFFREDTDKYDTLIQKLKQEPHILALAAIPALLLMICLLWEDQCSLPHTKTQLYKNTLNHMWKRYKSKESPVDEESYGEEMTGEMQSLLCMLGKVALNGIKDEYEQVVFTEKDFGSEVFNLGCQVGIITRERLRSKCGVTALVTFLHKSFQDFCAGMYLAKLLDSNQSEFDTFLKNYTKSRMMNQRFIFSHHMSSIFAAVSNPVC comes from the exons atggctgaaaaataTCCAAATCAAACCCCTCCTGATAAGGAACCAAATGGAGACCAAACTGAACTAGCAGCAAAAGACGAGCTTCTGGACACAGATCAACTTCAAAGATTAACTTTAGAACAAGTAGGACAGGACAGCAACTTGCAAATTGCACAGAATGCAGCAGCTGCACATTCAG GTGTAACAACTATTCAGCAATTGCAAATAAACATAGAGAGTCAGTACAATGTCAGTGGAGGCCAAACTATAGTAACTGGAGACCAGACTAACACTATTGGAGACCGTGGGCACATTTCTACAAGTGCAG GAACATCACAAAGAGATGCAACACAATTAAGCTTTGATTTGAAGAAATGCCAAGAGGAGCTGAGAGAATTCTACTTGAGTGAAAAGGGTAAAGTCAATCTCCTACCGTGGGTACCAGATGCAGTGGAAGACATGGACAACATCTTTGTAGACCTAGAACTTGTAAAACAACAATCTTTTAAGTCATCAGAAGAGGTGAAGAACTTAGAGAGTAATGAAGATCTAGTATCTTTGAAaacaggtcaaggtcaaaggGTAAACAGGGTCCTTGTCATGGGGGATGCAGGAAGTGGCAAGAGTACTATGGCTGCCAATATTGCTTACAAATGGGCTAGCTTGCAAGATGACCCACCACGGTCTCCCCTTTCAAAGTTCAAATTAGTATTCCTGATAAGTATGCATGAGATACCAAAAGACAGCAATGACAGTTTGGTAGACCTTATATTCCAACTAATTCTGCCAGAAGATAGTGAAGTCTCTAAAGAGGGTCTCAAGTCATATATTACATCTCATGCAAAGGATGTTTTGCTCTTGATAGATGGCATGGATGAAGACAGTTCTGGTATACTCAAAGCTAGGTCAAATGAAATCACAAAGATCCTACACAATAAAAAGCTTCGCAGCTGTTGTGTTATCCTAACAACACGACAGCATAAAATTTCAGATTTAGGAGAACATCTCAGACACTACACACAAGTCAAACTCAATGGTTTTTCATTAGAAAATATCATGATGTACATCAAGATGTTTTTCAGAGAGGATACAGACAAATATGATACCCTGATTCAAAAGCTAAAACAAGAGCCCCATATCTTGGCGTTAGCAGCCATACCAGCTTTGCTTCTCATGATTTGTTTATTATGGGAAGACCAGTGTAGCTTACCACACACAAAAACACAACTCTACAAGAATACTCTCAATCATATGTGGAAGAGATATAAGAGCAAGGAAAGTCCTGTAGATGAAGAATCATATGGTGAAGAGATGACAGGTGAAATGCAATCCTTGTTGTGCATGTTGGGGAAGGTAGCTTTAAATGGGATAAAAGATGAATATGAGCAGGTTGTGTTTACTGAGAAAGATTTTGGAAGTGAAGTGTTTAACTTAGGATGTCAGGTTGGTATAATAACCAGAGAGAGATTGAGATCAAAATGTGGTGTGACAGCATTAGTAACATTTCTACACAAATCTTTCCAGGATTTTTGTGCGGGAATGTATCTAGCAAAATTGTTAGACTCAAACCAGTCAGAATTTGACACATTCTTGAAAAACTATACCAAATCAAGGATGATGAATCAGAGATTTATCTTCTCTCATCATATGTCCTCGATTTTTGCTGCGGTATCCAACCCAGTATGTTAG
- the LOC140154803 gene encoding protein NLRC5-like isoform X2 — MSGGQTIVTGDQTNTFGDRGHISTSAGTSQRDATQLSFDLKKCQEELREFYLSEKGKVNLLPWVPDAVEDMDNIFVDLELVKQQSFKSSEEVKNLESNEDLVSLKTGQGQRVNRVLVMGDAGSGKSTMAANIAYKWASLQDDPPRSPLSKFKLVFLISMHEIPKDSNDSLVDLIFQLILPEDSEVSKEGLKSYITSHAKDVLLLIDGMDEDSSGILKARSNEITKILHNKKLRSCCVILTTRQHKISDLGEHLRHYTQVKLNGFSLENIMMYIKMFFREDTDKYDTLIQKLKQEPHILALAAIPALLLMICLLWEDQCSLPHTKTQLYKNTLNHMWKRYKSKESPVDEESYGEEMTGEMQSLLCMLGKVALNGIKDEYEQVVFTEKDFGSEVFNLGCQVGIITRERLRSKCGVTALVTFLHKSFQDFCAGMYLAKLLDSNQSEFDTFLKNYTKSRMMNQRFIFSHHMSSIFAAVSNPVC; from the exons ATGAGTGGAGGCCAAACAATAGTAACTGGAGACCAGactaacacttttggagaccgtGGGCACATTTCTACAAGTGCAG GAACATCACAAAGAGATGCAACACAATTAAGCTTTGATTTGAAGAAATGCCAAGAGGAGCTGAGAGAATTCTACTTGAGTGAAAAGGGTAAAGTCAATCTCCTACCGTGGGTACCAGATGCAGTGGAAGACATGGACAACATCTTTGTAGACCTAGAACTTGTAAAACAACAATCTTTTAAGTCATCAGAAGAGGTGAAGAACTTAGAGAGTAATGAAGATCTAGTATCTTTGAAaacaggtcaaggtcaaaggGTAAACAGGGTCCTTGTCATGGGGGATGCAGGAAGTGGCAAGAGTACTATGGCTGCCAATATTGCTTACAAATGGGCTAGCTTGCAAGATGACCCACCACGGTCTCCCCTTTCAAAGTTCAAATTAGTATTCCTGATAAGTATGCATGAGATACCAAAAGACAGCAATGACAGTTTGGTAGACCTTATATTCCAACTAATTCTGCCAGAAGATAGTGAAGTCTCTAAAGAGGGTCTCAAGTCATATATTACATCTCATGCAAAGGATGTTTTGCTCTTGATAGATGGCATGGATGAAGACAGTTCTGGTATACTCAAAGCTAGGTCAAATGAAATCACAAAGATCCTACACAATAAAAAGCTTCGCAGCTGTTGTGTTATCCTAACAACACGACAGCATAAAATTTCAGATTTAGGAGAACATCTCAGACACTACACACAAGTCAAACTCAATGGTTTTTCATTAGAAAATATCATGATGTACATCAAGATGTTTTTCAGAGAGGATACAGACAAATATGATACCCTGATTCAAAAGCTAAAACAAGAGCCCCATATCTTGGCGTTAGCAGCCATACCAGCTTTGCTTCTCATGATTTGTTTATTATGGGAAGACCAGTGTAGCTTACCACACACAAAAACACAACTCTACAAGAATACTCTCAATCATATGTGGAAGAGATATAAGAGCAAGGAAAGTCCTGTAGATGAAGAATCATATGGTGAAGAGATGACAGGTGAAATGCAATCCTTGTTGTGCATGTTGGGGAAGGTAGCTTTAAATGGGATAAAAGATGAATATGAGCAGGTTGTGTTTACTGAGAAAGATTTTGGAAGTGAAGTGTTTAACTTAGGATGTCAGGTTGGTATAATAACCAGAGAGAGATTGAGATCAAAATGTGGTGTGACAGCATTAGTAACATTTCTACACAAATCTTTCCAGGATTTTTGTGCGGGAATGTATCTAGCAAAATTGTTAGACTCAAACCAGTCAGAATTTGACACATTCTTGAAAAACTATACCAAATCAAGGATGATGAATCAGAGATTTATCTTCTCTCATCATATGTCCTCGATTTTTGCTGCGGTATCCAACCCAGTATGTTAG